In a genomic window of Sarcophilus harrisii chromosome 4, mSarHar1.11, whole genome shotgun sequence:
- the LOC105750602 gene encoding T-lymphocyte surface antigen Ly-9-like — translation MGALKNEARSKSYHKVDGVVGGDILFPLNISLEAKIQEIEWRFKSEMLQLLSLGPGSHSFLWYNPLDRYKKRLDAMKDASLIIRNVTLKDSGLYEARIIFISGMFSVWSFALSVYEPLPVPQIRIQSQRLTPLWCNITMDCQVSGSRKAITMTWKSWNPLNQLNLSELSEVSPDSRTLSLSLPMSQSNSLITCLASNPMEQRNTTINLKYICALRDIFASNKTLEESVNVYSYPWKWILLWKGLLLLGILLWILGMRFTVDKKQATKGRTKKLKFNKPRSCQIGKDMSLSDKEQQSPYPILPVSQSLMEKKSTRQPTKILQS, via the exons GCGCTCTGAAGAATGAAGCCAGGAGCAAATCTTACCATAAAGTGGATGGGGTTGTTGGGGGAGATATCCTGTTCCCACTGAATATCTCCCTAGAGGCAAAAATCCAAGAGATTGAATGGAGATTTAAATCTGAGATGCTTCAGCTACTCTCCCTTGGACCTGGAAGTCATTCTTTTCTTTGGTACAACCCCTTGgacagatacaaaaagaggctGGATGCCATGAAGGATGCCTCCCTCATTATTAGGAATGTGACTCTCAAGGACAGTGGATTATATGAGGCTCGGATCATATTCATTTCTGGAATGTTCAGTGTTTGGTCTTTTGCCCTTTCTGTCTATG AACCCCTCCCTGTCCCTCAGATCCGTATCCAGTCACAACGTCTCACACCACTCTGGTGCAACATCACCATGGATTGTCAAGTCTCAGGATCGAGGAAAGCTATAACAATGACCTGGAAGAGTTGGAACCCCCTGAATCAGCTGAATCTATCAGAATTGTCAGAAGTATCTCCCGACTCCAGAACCCTGAGTCTGTCCTTACCTATGAGTCAATCTAACTCCTTGATCACATGCTTGGCCAGCAATCCTATGGAGCAGAGGAATACCACCATAAATCTGAAATACATATGTGCTCTGAGGGACATCTTTGCTTCAAACAAAACCCTAGAAG AATCTGTGAATGTGTATTCCTACCCCTGGAAGTGGATTCTTCTGTGGAAGGGGCTTCTTCTCCTTGGGATCCTCTTGTGGATACTGGGTATGAGGTTTACTGTGGACAAGAAACAAGCCACAAAGGGACGAACTAAGAAGCTCAAGTTTAACAAACCCCGGTCATGTCAAATAGGAAAAGATATGTCATTGTCTGACAAAGAACAACAAAGCCCTTACCCTATCCTTCCAGTTTCTCAGTCACTGATGGAAAAGAAATCAACACGCCAACCAACCAAAATCCTCCAGTCATAA